In Spirochaeta thermophila DSM 6578, the following proteins share a genomic window:
- a CDS encoding TetR/AcrR family transcriptional regulator: MTGSDFHTVRDTRARIIETASRLFWEHGYDRVPVERIIREVGIAKGTFYHHFRSKEDLLDAVVETLTDAFIDRLDKTLRDTSIPIEEKLNLLMNQSVQFKLESIPLMLTILKSWLDPANVTFREKMEQLSLEKSLPLMARFIEEGTEAGLFHIGRMRPRDVARFIMTLSFAITNETAEYLLGLKDHPEYEEKFTTLYESFQYAYERMLGLPEGYLDFRIGEFLRATKAYLEKGADNGDR, translated from the coding sequence ATGACCGGATCAGATTTTCACACGGTCCGCGACACCCGCGCCCGCATCATAGAGACCGCCTCCCGACTCTTCTGGGAGCACGGCTACGACCGCGTCCCTGTAGAGCGGATCATTCGTGAGGTGGGCATCGCAAAAGGCACCTTCTACCACCACTTCCGGTCGAAGGAAGACTTGCTGGACGCCGTGGTCGAGACCCTCACCGACGCGTTCATCGACCGGCTGGACAAGACCCTTCGGGACACCTCCATCCCCATCGAGGAGAAGCTCAACCTCCTCATGAACCAGTCCGTGCAGTTCAAGCTCGAGAGCATCCCCCTCATGCTCACCATCCTCAAGTCATGGCTCGACCCCGCCAACGTCACCTTCCGCGAGAAGATGGAGCAGCTCTCACTCGAGAAATCCCTCCCCCTCATGGCCCGCTTCATCGAGGAAGGTACCGAGGCCGGGCTCTTCCACATAGGCAGGATGAGGCCCCGGGACGTGGCGCGATTCATCATGACCCTCTCGTTCGCCATCACCAACGAGACCGCCGAATACCTCCTGGGCCTTAAGGATCATCCCGAGTACGAGGAGAAGTTCACCACCCTCTACGAGAGCTTCCAGTACGCCTACGAGCGGATGCTGGGGCTCCCGGAGGGATATCTGGACTTCAGGATCGGAGAGTTTCTCCGGGCCACCAAGGCATACCTAGAGAAAGGAGCAGACAATGGCGATCGTTGA
- the panB gene encoding 3-methyl-2-oxobutanoate hydroxymethyltransferase: protein MNVRSFLARKRQGKKISMVTCYDASFARVLNETEVDCLLVGDSLAMVIYGYPTTVHATLEMMVRHTEAVRRGAPDKMIIADMPFLSMQQGKAHAVHAAGELIRAGADAVKVEGWKGIEEEIAHLVQAGIPVMGHLGLTPQFYYAFGGFRVQGRDEASRTYILEGAGRLEALGCFGIVLECIPSGLARVVTERISIPTIGIGAGSDTDGQVLVLYDLGGVGLEKPFRFVRRYAEVGLAVKEAVDRFVEDVVEGRFPTREESFEDE, encoded by the coding sequence GTGAACGTTCGGAGTTTCCTTGCCCGTAAGCGGCAGGGCAAGAAGATCTCCATGGTGACGTGTTACGATGCGAGCTTCGCACGGGTCCTCAACGAGACCGAGGTGGATTGCCTGCTCGTGGGGGACAGCCTCGCCATGGTGATCTACGGGTATCCCACCACGGTGCACGCAACCCTGGAGATGATGGTCCGGCACACCGAGGCGGTGCGACGGGGGGCGCCCGACAAGATGATCATCGCCGACATGCCCTTCCTCTCGATGCAGCAGGGCAAGGCCCATGCGGTGCACGCTGCAGGGGAGCTCATACGGGCAGGGGCCGATGCGGTGAAGGTGGAGGGGTGGAAGGGGATCGAGGAGGAGATCGCCCACCTGGTACAGGCCGGGATCCCGGTGATGGGGCATCTGGGCCTCACCCCGCAGTTCTACTACGCCTTCGGCGGGTTCAGGGTGCAGGGGAGGGACGAGGCCTCCCGCACCTACATCCTGGAGGGCGCCGGGAGGCTGGAGGCGCTCGGGTGTTTCGGGATCGTGCTGGAGTGCATCCCCTCAGGACTCGCCCGTGTGGTGACGGAGCGCATCTCCATTCCCACGATCGGGATAGGGGCGGGATCCGACACCGATGGCCAGGTGCTTGTGCTCTACGACCTTGGGGGGGTGGGGCTGGAGAAGCCTTTCAGGTTCGTGAGGCGATACGCCGAGGTGGGGCTCGCGGTGAAAGAGGCGGTGGATCGGTTCGTGGAGGACGTGGTGGAGGGTCGGTTCCCCACCCGGGAGGAGAGTTTCGAGGACGAGTGA
- a CDS encoding flavoprotein: protein MSKRILLHLTGSVACFKAAALASMLVKEGYEVQATATERALRFIGPATFEGITGRPVLTDMFAGQPDFIPHITLAQEWADLLLVYPASANCIARLAAGLADDLFGAIFLANNFQRPVWLAPAMNTQMYLHPATQRNLKVLEEWGVVILAPVEGRLACGTVGTGKLADPELVFQKIKEDL, encoded by the coding sequence ATGTCGAAGCGCATACTCCTGCACCTGACGGGCTCGGTGGCCTGTTTCAAGGCCGCTGCCCTCGCCTCGATGCTCGTGAAGGAGGGGTACGAGGTCCAGGCCACGGCCACCGAGCGCGCCCTCCGGTTCATTGGCCCTGCAACCTTCGAGGGGATCACCGGACGGCCCGTGCTCACCGACATGTTCGCGGGCCAACCCGACTTCATCCCGCACATCACCCTCGCCCAGGAGTGGGCCGATCTGCTCCTGGTGTATCCCGCCTCGGCGAACTGCATCGCGCGCCTGGCTGCAGGGCTTGCCGACGACCTGTTCGGCGCGATCTTCCTCGCGAACAACTTCCAGAGGCCGGTGTGGCTCGCCCCGGCGATGAACACGCAGATGTACCTCCACCCCGCCACCCAGCGCAACCTGAAGGTCCTGGAGGAGTGGGGGGTGGTGATCCTTGCCCCGGTGGAGGGGAGGCTCGCCTGCGGCACGGTGGGGACCGGGAAGCTCGCGGATCCCGAGCTCGTCTTCCAGAAGATAAAGGAGGATCTGTGA
- a CDS encoding phosphopantothenoylcysteine decarboxylase, with the protein MRILVTGGGCREPVDGVRSLVNTSTGRTAALVAEEAARRGHEVTALVGVAEVVPEGVEVVRFSCFAELAGRLEGLLRGGAWDAVVHAAAVSDFSVAGVWEEEAREEEEGRLRVVLRRVEGGGKVDSAGPVWIGLARNEKLLAGIKGWAPGVVLVGFKLTVGARGEAVEEAVRRIFEEGADLVVHNDMEEMGRGVRARIFTSPGEAEEVPTTEALASRLVGLLEARVLS; encoded by the coding sequence GTGAGGATCCTGGTGACGGGTGGGGGGTGCCGGGAGCCGGTGGACGGAGTGCGTAGCCTGGTGAACACCTCCACGGGGAGGACCGCGGCCCTGGTGGCAGAGGAGGCGGCGCGGAGGGGGCATGAGGTGACGGCCCTGGTGGGGGTGGCGGAGGTGGTGCCGGAGGGGGTGGAGGTGGTGCGGTTCTCTTGCTTCGCCGAGCTTGCCGGGCGGCTCGAGGGGCTCCTTCGTGGGGGTGCCTGGGATGCGGTGGTGCATGCGGCTGCGGTGAGCGATTTCAGCGTGGCAGGGGTGTGGGAGGAGGAGGCGAGGGAGGAGGAGGAAGGGAGGCTGCGGGTGGTGTTGAGGCGGGTGGAGGGGGGCGGGAAGGTGGACTCGGCCGGGCCGGTCTGGATCGGGCTCGCGAGGAACGAGAAGCTCCTCGCTGGGATCAAGGGGTGGGCGCCGGGGGTGGTGCTCGTCGGGTTCAAGCTCACGGTGGGGGCGCGGGGTGAGGCGGTGGAGGAGGCGGTGAGGCGTATCTTCGAGGAGGGGGCCGACCTCGTGGTGCACAACGACATGGAGGAGATGGGGAGGGGGGTGAGGGCGCGGATCTTCACCTCGCCGGGGGAGGCGGAGGAGGTGCCTACCACCGAGGCGCTCGCCTCCCGGCTTGTGGGCCTTCTGGAAGCGCGGGTCCTTTCCTGA
- the panD gene encoding aspartate 1-decarboxylase has protein sequence MFIEVLKSKIHRAVVTETRLDYEGSISVDPELYRAAGMFPHEKVDVFNLNNGARFTTYLIDGRPGEICINGAAARLAQPGDLVIIVSYAHLTPEEASSWQPTVVLVDHRNTVKKVLKPGS, from the coding sequence ATGTTCATAGAGGTGCTCAAGTCCAAGATCCATAGGGCTGTGGTGACCGAGACGAGACTCGACTACGAGGGGTCGATCTCGGTGGATCCCGAGCTCTACCGAGCGGCGGGTATGTTCCCGCACGAGAAGGTTGATGTGTTCAACCTCAACAACGGCGCCCGCTTCACCACCTACCTCATCGACGGGAGGCCCGGGGAGATCTGCATAAACGGCGCGGCCGCGAGGCTCGCCCAGCCCGGCGACTTGGTGATCATCGTCTCCTATGCGCACCTCACCCCGGAAGAGGCCTCTTCCTGGCAGCCCACCGTGGTGCTGGTGGACCATCGAAACACGGTGAAGAAGGTGCTGAAACCCGGCTCATGA
- the metH gene encoding methionine synthase produces the protein MAHPIEELLKERILILDGAMGTMIQRYHFSEADYRGVLFEKGPTVDGREVALKGNHDLLALTRPHVIEEIHRAYLEAGADIIETNTFNATRVSQREYGTEDLVERINLEAARLARRVADEYSARTPHRPRFVAGVLGPTSKTLSLSPRADDPAFRELSFGELEEDYFGAVRALVEGGADLILIETVFDTLNAKAALAAVARFCRESGRAVPVMLSATISDAAGRLLSGQTPRAFLHSVLHGRPLSVGFNCAFGPEMMRPHLKAIQDAPCAVSVHPNAGLPNALGEYDQGPDQMAATLALYAREGLLNIAGGCCGTTPDHIRAIAEALEGIPPRPIPSPRPVAVFTGLEVLDQEEAGFILVGERTNVAGSARFRRLLREERWEEALEVARAQISAGAQMIDVNVDDPLLDPPRFMRRFLSLAASDPTVARVPVMIDSSDWEVLRAGLESLQGKGVVNSLSLKDGEEVFLERARVVREMGAAVLVMCFDEEGQAETFERKIAVAQRAYRLLVEEVGIPPWEIVIDPNIFAIGTGMEEHARYGLDYLEAVRWIKEHLPHARTSGGISNVSFAFRGHEGLRDAIHAVFLHHARAAGLDMAIVNPQRMMAYEEVPEEVRGLIEDLVFDRRRDATERLLEAARGFSGAGPRVRGEDRAWRDLPVEERLAYALKEGIQAYLVEDLEEAHRKAGSALGVIEGPLLTGMEEVGRLFGEGRLFLPQVVRAARVMREAVAILEPRLKAEQGGVGKARGVVVLATVKGDVHDIGKNIVKVVLECNGYRVVDLGVMVPPERVVEAARQGADAVGLSGLITPSLERMRETAEAIDRAGPAVPLLIGGAATSRLHTALRIAPAYRGPVIHVRDASEAVQVMGRLLSEGREEFVREVRAEQARLREQGVKGRGGVPGLGEARRRRLRPGPASPVEPRVRGPQVVRMGVAEVRPYLDWRMFYKGWGLPARTPERMREAERAEAVRLREEAEGVLARMEGRVRIEGVVGFFPARDVGEDCIGVLGWGGEGVIRRLPMLRQQAVKEGEPTRSLVDFLPHEGHDYLGLFVITAGKDIERFLAEEGPGEPYRELMVRLLADRLAEAASEYLHMLVRTTLWGYAPEEHLSPEEVLAGRYRGIRPAPGHAACPDHSLKQDIFELLGAEARLEVRLTESFMMVPPSSVAGFYFSHPESRYFAVGRITEEQLRDYARRRERPVDEVRGWLDHIVVADS, from the coding sequence ATGGCCCACCCCATAGAGGAGCTCCTCAAGGAGCGCATCCTCATCCTCGACGGTGCCATGGGCACCATGATCCAGCGCTACCACTTCTCGGAGGCCGACTACCGGGGGGTCCTGTTCGAGAAGGGGCCCACGGTGGACGGCCGCGAGGTCGCTCTCAAGGGGAATCACGACCTCCTCGCGCTCACCAGGCCCCACGTGATAGAGGAGATCCACCGGGCCTACCTCGAGGCGGGCGCCGACATCATCGAGACCAACACCTTCAACGCCACGAGGGTCTCCCAGCGCGAGTACGGGACCGAGGACCTGGTGGAGCGGATCAACCTGGAGGCGGCGCGCCTCGCGCGTCGCGTGGCCGACGAGTACTCGGCCCGTACCCCTCACAGGCCGCGGTTCGTCGCAGGGGTGCTCGGCCCCACGAGCAAGACCCTCTCCCTCTCGCCCCGGGCGGACGACCCGGCCTTTCGCGAGCTCTCGTTCGGGGAGCTGGAGGAGGACTACTTCGGCGCGGTGCGTGCCCTCGTGGAGGGCGGGGCGGACCTCATCCTCATTGAGACGGTGTTCGACACCCTCAACGCCAAGGCGGCCCTCGCAGCGGTCGCGCGGTTTTGCAGGGAGAGCGGGCGGGCGGTGCCGGTGATGCTCTCGGCCACCATAAGCGATGCGGCGGGCCGCCTCCTCTCGGGCCAGACCCCCCGCGCCTTCCTCCACTCGGTGCTCCACGGCCGGCCGCTCTCGGTGGGGTTCAACTGCGCCTTCGGTCCCGAGATGATGCGCCCTCACCTCAAGGCCATTCAGGATGCGCCCTGCGCCGTGAGCGTGCATCCGAACGCGGGGCTCCCCAATGCCCTCGGCGAGTACGACCAGGGGCCGGACCAGATGGCCGCAACCCTCGCCCTTTACGCGAGGGAGGGGCTCCTCAACATCGCAGGCGGGTGCTGCGGCACCACGCCGGACCACATCCGGGCGATCGCAGAGGCCCTGGAGGGGATCCCTCCCCGGCCCATCCCCTCCCCCAGGCCGGTGGCGGTCTTCACCGGGCTGGAGGTGCTCGACCAGGAGGAGGCGGGCTTCATCCTGGTGGGCGAGCGCACCAACGTGGCGGGTTCTGCGAGGTTCCGCCGCCTCCTCCGGGAGGAGCGGTGGGAGGAGGCCCTGGAGGTGGCGCGGGCGCAGATCTCCGCGGGCGCCCAGATGATCGACGTGAACGTGGACGATCCGCTCCTCGATCCCCCCCGTTTCATGCGGCGCTTCCTCTCCCTGGCGGCCTCGGATCCCACGGTGGCGCGGGTGCCGGTGATGATCGATTCCTCGGACTGGGAGGTGCTGAGGGCAGGGCTCGAGTCCCTCCAGGGGAAGGGCGTGGTCAACTCCTTGAGCCTCAAGGACGGGGAGGAGGTCTTCCTCGAACGGGCGCGGGTGGTGCGGGAGATGGGGGCTGCGGTCCTCGTGATGTGCTTCGACGAGGAGGGACAGGCCGAGACCTTCGAGCGCAAGATCGCCGTGGCGCAGCGGGCCTACCGGCTCCTGGTGGAGGAGGTGGGGATCCCGCCGTGGGAGATCGTGATCGATCCGAACATCTTCGCCATCGGGACGGGGATGGAGGAGCACGCCCGCTACGGCCTCGACTACCTGGAGGCGGTGCGCTGGATCAAGGAGCATCTCCCCCACGCGCGCACCTCGGGTGGGATCAGCAATGTCTCGTTCGCCTTCAGGGGGCACGAGGGCCTCAGGGATGCGATCCACGCGGTCTTCCTCCACCACGCGAGGGCGGCGGGGCTCGATATGGCGATCGTGAATCCCCAGCGGATGATGGCCTACGAGGAGGTGCCGGAGGAGGTGCGGGGGCTGATCGAGGATCTGGTCTTCGACCGGCGGAGGGATGCGACGGAGCGTCTCCTCGAGGCGGCCCGGGGGTTTTCCGGCGCCGGGCCGAGGGTGCGGGGCGAGGATCGGGCGTGGAGAGACCTGCCGGTGGAGGAGCGGCTCGCCTACGCCCTGAAGGAGGGGATCCAGGCGTACCTCGTGGAGGATCTGGAGGAGGCGCACCGGAAGGCGGGGAGCGCGCTGGGGGTGATCGAGGGGCCGCTCCTTACGGGGATGGAGGAGGTGGGGAGGCTCTTCGGCGAGGGGAGGCTGTTCCTGCCGCAGGTGGTGAGGGCGGCGCGGGTGATGAGGGAGGCGGTGGCGATCCTGGAGCCGAGGCTCAAGGCGGAGCAGGGAGGGGTCGGGAAGGCGAGGGGGGTGGTGGTGCTCGCCACGGTGAAGGGGGATGTCCACGATATCGGGAAGAACATCGTGAAGGTGGTGCTCGAGTGCAACGGGTACCGTGTGGTGGACCTGGGGGTGATGGTGCCGCCCGAGAGGGTGGTGGAGGCGGCGCGGCAGGGGGCCGATGCGGTGGGGCTGTCGGGGCTCATCACGCCGTCGCTCGAGCGGATGCGGGAGACGGCCGAGGCGATCGATCGGGCGGGGCCGGCGGTGCCGCTCCTCATAGGTGGGGCGGCGACGAGCAGACTCCACACGGCGCTCAGGATCGCCCCGGCCTACCGGGGGCCGGTGATCCACGTGCGGGATGCCTCGGAGGCGGTGCAGGTGATGGGGCGGCTCCTCTCGGAGGGGCGGGAGGAGTTCGTCCGGGAGGTGAGGGCGGAGCAGGCGCGGCTGAGGGAGCAGGGGGTGAAGGGGAGAGGGGGCGTGCCGGGGCTGGGGGAGGCGCGGCGGAGGAGGCTGCGGCCTGGGCCGGCTTCGCCGGTCGAGCCGCGGGTGCGGGGGCCTCAGGTGGTGCGGATGGGGGTGGCCGAGGTGCGCCCCTACCTGGACTGGCGGATGTTCTACAAGGGGTGGGGGCTCCCTGCGCGCACGCCCGAGCGGATGCGGGAGGCGGAGCGGGCGGAGGCGGTGCGGCTGCGGGAGGAGGCGGAGGGGGTGCTCGCGCGGATGGAGGGGAGGGTGCGGATCGAGGGGGTGGTGGGGTTCTTCCCGGCGCGGGATGTGGGGGAGGACTGCATCGGGGTGCTGGGGTGGGGGGGAGAGGGGGTGATCCGGCGGCTGCCCATGCTACGGCAGCAGGCGGTGAAGGAAGGGGAGCCCACCCGGTCCCTCGTGGATTTCCTGCCTCACGAAGGGCATGACTACCTCGGCCTCTTCGTCATTACCGCAGGCAAGGACATAGAGCGCTTCCTCGCAGAGGAGGGGCCTGGAGAACCCTATCGCGAGCTCATGGTACGGCTCCTCGCCGACAGACTCGCCGAGGCGGCGAGCGAGTACCTCCACATGCTCGTGCGCACCACCCTCTGGGGCTATGCCCCTGAGGAACACCTCTCCCCCGAGGAGGTGCTCGCAGGCAGGTACCGGGGCATCCGACCTGCACCCGGACACGCCGCCTGCCCCGACCACAGCCTCAAACAGGACATCTTCGAGCTCCTCGGGGCAGAGGCACGCCTGGAGGTCAGGCTCACCGAGTCGTTCATGATGGTCCCCCCATCCTCGGTCGCGGGCTTCTACTTCTCGCATCCCGAGAGCCGCTATTTCGCCGTGGGACGCATCACCGAGGAACAACTCCGCGACTATGCACGCCGCAGGGAAAGGCCTGTTGACGAAGTGCGAGGCTGGCTCGACCACATCGTGGTCGCAGATTCATGA
- a CDS encoding 4-phosphopantoate--beta-alanine ligase: protein MSVEIPPDHPRYRSLLYRERLIEGMEKKVTAPAGLIAHGRGEAFDYLLGERTHPHAHTAIRQAAFLLLTSRHPVVSVNGNVVALCPEELVRLSKVTGAPLEVNLFYRSREREEAIARVLREHGAEQVLGVGAEAVIPELSSERRRVDPEGILEADCVFVPLEDGDRTEALVRLGKKVITVDLNPLSRTARTATVTIVDNIVRALPLLIEVIERHRDDPSSLAVPDYDNKRILAEALSAIVHHLTATAHELAD from the coding sequence ATGAGCGTGGAAATCCCCCCCGACCATCCGCGGTACCGTTCCCTCCTCTACAGGGAACGGCTCATCGAAGGGATGGAGAAGAAGGTCACCGCGCCCGCAGGACTCATCGCCCACGGGAGGGGCGAGGCCTTCGACTACCTCCTGGGCGAGCGGACCCATCCCCACGCCCACACGGCCATACGTCAGGCGGCCTTCCTCTTGCTCACGAGCAGGCACCCGGTCGTCTCGGTGAACGGGAACGTGGTGGCCCTCTGCCCCGAGGAGCTGGTACGCCTCTCTAAGGTGACGGGGGCCCCCCTCGAGGTGAACCTCTTCTACCGGAGCCGCGAACGCGAGGAGGCGATCGCACGGGTGCTCAGGGAACACGGTGCCGAGCAGGTGCTCGGCGTGGGGGCCGAGGCCGTCATCCCCGAGCTCTCGAGCGAGCGGCGCAGGGTCGATCCCGAGGGGATCCTCGAGGCGGACTGCGTCTTCGTGCCTCTGGAGGACGGCGACCGCACCGAGGCCCTCGTGCGCCTGGGAAAGAAGGTCATCACCGTGGACCTCAACCCCCTCTCCCGCACGGCCCGGACCGCCACGGTGACCATCGTGGACAACATCGTGCGCGCCCTTCCCCTCCTCATAGAGGTGATCGAACGCCACAGGGATGATCCCTCCTCCCTCGCCGTCCCCGATTACGACAACAAGAGGATCCTGGCCGAGGCCCTCTCGGCCATCGTGCACCACCTCACCGCCACAGCCCACGAGCTCGCAGACTGA
- a CDS encoding pantoate kinase, producing MHEVTVFCPGHVTGLFYVPPQPDDLLSQGSLGGGFSIDRGVRTTVSIEGGEGIEVYIGGTEAEDPQLAVQTVAAFARAAGGLPEGKVVVRHEPEVPMGAGLGTSGAAAVGIALGLNVLVGGKLSEEQAYQVAHKAEILAQTGLGTVLGLYAGGCKVSVAMGAPGRGEARAIEVPETIRVVIGVAGPFPTQEALQNTGVRARVEEAGKALHAALAAEPTFERFLALSREFSRRVDLFSPTVRPLAEACAKEGIHHAMLMFGDGLYSLVEEARTPEVEDLYRRLLPGGTTFVCSITGERGKVV from the coding sequence ATGCACGAGGTGACGGTCTTCTGTCCCGGTCACGTCACCGGGCTCTTCTACGTCCCCCCGCAGCCGGACGACCTTCTCTCACAGGGATCGCTCGGAGGGGGTTTTTCCATCGATCGTGGGGTTCGCACCACGGTCTCGATCGAAGGGGGTGAGGGAATCGAGGTGTACATCGGGGGAACGGAGGCCGAGGATCCGCAGCTCGCCGTGCAGACCGTGGCCGCCTTCGCCCGCGCGGCCGGAGGCCTCCCCGAGGGCAAGGTCGTGGTGCGCCACGAGCCCGAGGTGCCGATGGGTGCAGGACTCGGCACGAGCGGGGCTGCGGCCGTGGGGATCGCCCTCGGCCTCAACGTCCTCGTGGGGGGGAAGCTCTCGGAGGAACAGGCCTACCAGGTGGCCCACAAGGCCGAGATTCTCGCACAGACCGGCCTGGGCACCGTCCTGGGGCTTTACGCAGGCGGGTGCAAGGTGAGCGTGGCGATGGGCGCGCCGGGCAGGGGCGAGGCGCGGGCCATCGAGGTGCCCGAGACGATCCGAGTGGTGATCGGGGTGGCAGGCCCCTTCCCCACCCAGGAGGCCCTCCAGAATACCGGGGTTCGGGCCCGTGTGGAGGAGGCCGGGAAGGCCCTCCATGCGGCACTCGCCGCAGAGCCCACCTTCGAGCGGTTCCTCGCCCTCTCCCGGGAGTTCTCACGACGGGTGGACCTCTTCTCCCCCACGGTTCGTCCCCTCGCAGAGGCCTGCGCCAAAGAGGGGATCCACCACGCCATGCTCATGTTCGGCGACGGTCTCTACTCCCTGGTGGAAGAGGCCCGCACCCCCGAGGTGGAGGACCTCTACCGAAGGCTCCTCCCCGGCGGCACGACATTCGTGTGCTCCATCACGGGGGAGAGGGGGAAGGTGGTATGA
- a CDS encoding Ldh family oxidoreductase: MSERMITTTPEWLKEKAVLRLSEAGLPRDQAAVVAEVLVFADLRGVHSHGVMRIPHYAERIRRGGINTSSTFPISPRGRVAFLLDAEGGMGHVAANKATEAALELVSKEGLALAGIRRSSHAGAMSYYVQKALDAGVAALVVANTDPAVVPPGGKVPFLGTNPLAFGFPGMGDDVLLDMATSEVALGKVLYAREKNTPIPPTWAVDEEGNPTTDPHRAKWLLPFGGYKGYGIILMIELLTGVLIGGAFGPHLVKMYGDLEKQRNLAMWMLFIDPGLFRAADEVKALCQKLVDEIHAQPSVSGEQVMVPGEPEQRTMEQYLKEGIPLAEPVWRYLEEGR, translated from the coding sequence ATGTCAGAGCGCATGATCACCACCACGCCCGAATGGCTCAAGGAGAAGGCCGTACTCAGGCTCTCGGAGGCAGGGTTGCCTCGTGACCAGGCCGCTGTCGTGGCCGAGGTGCTCGTCTTCGCCGACCTGCGGGGCGTGCATTCCCACGGGGTGATGCGGATCCCCCACTATGCCGAGCGGATCAGGAGGGGAGGTATCAACACCTCCTCCACCTTCCCGATCTCTCCCCGAGGCAGAGTGGCGTTTCTGTTGGATGCCGAGGGAGGGATGGGACACGTGGCTGCGAACAAGGCCACCGAGGCCGCTCTGGAGCTCGTCTCGAAGGAGGGACTCGCCCTCGCCGGTATCCGTCGTTCCAGTCACGCCGGCGCCATGTCGTACTACGTACAGAAGGCCCTCGATGCGGGGGTTGCCGCCCTCGTCGTGGCGAACACCGATCCCGCGGTGGTCCCTCCCGGCGGTAAGGTCCCCTTTCTCGGTACGAACCCCCTCGCCTTCGGGTTCCCTGGCATGGGGGACGACGTGCTCCTCGACATGGCGACCAGCGAGGTGGCCCTCGGAAAGGTGCTCTACGCGAGGGAGAAGAACACCCCCATCCCGCCCACCTGGGCCGTGGACGAGGAGGGCAATCCCACCACCGATCCACACAGGGCGAAGTGGCTCCTCCCGTTTGGCGGCTACAAGGGCTACGGTATCATCCTCATGATCGAGCTCCTCACCGGTGTGCTCATAGGTGGGGCCTTCGGACCTCACCTCGTGAAGATGTACGGTGATCTCGAGAAGCAGCGCAACCTCGCCATGTGGATGCTCTTCATCGACCCCGGGCTGTTCAGGGCCGCCGACGAAGTGAAAGCTCTCTGTCAGAAGCTGGTGGACGAGATCCACGCGCAGCCCTCTGTCTCGGGTGAGCAGGTGATGGTTCCCGGAGAGCCGGAGCAGAGGACCATGGAACAGTATCTCAAGGAGGGGATCCCCCTCGCCGAACCGGTGTGGCGCTATCTCGAAGAAGGGCGGTGA